CGAGTATTCTGGTTGTTCTCCTAAGCGAATCAACTTATAGGTTCGAAGGGAGGTGTTTTCCAATACATTATGGAGATCATAAATAAATTCCTCCCTAGTTCCTAGACCCAGTCCCATGCTCATTCCCCCCATGAGGACACCTTTCGCTGCTTTGGGGTTGATTACCGTACCTGCATCAATGACGGTTGCTGCCCTTAATATGCGGTAGGTATAATTTTTAGGGTCATATTCTAGTTCTACAGCTTGAGCACCTACGGTCCAAGACAATCCAGATCTGCCCTCGCCAGTTTCCTGATGAAGGGGTGTAAGATGCTTCATAGTATAGCTGCCATAGGCTATGATTTGTCCACCGATGGCATTACCATTTGCATACTGATATCCCTGTGCTAAATCCTTGAACTCAATGGAGATGGAGGGATTGCTAGTAACGTATACCTGCTCATTTCCAATATCTAGATCTTCAGGAGCACATTGAAGGATAGCAGCACCAATGGTACAAAGCTTTTTCTTTAAATCCTCAGCGGCCTTAAGAGCTGCATTCCCTGCCATGAAGGTGGTCATACTTGCCACAGTTTTCCAATGCTTAGGACTGAACTGGGTATTGACCTCCATCGTCACATAAACTTTGTTGATATTCATACGAAGCTTATGTGCAACGATTTGTGCAATGGTGGTTTTCATTCCAGGACCGATTTCAACAGCGCCAAAGTTCAGCTGAACAGTTCCGTCGCTATGAAGAGACAGGACAACGCCAGAGATCGCATTGGTAGGGGAAGAAGATGTTTTCCAGAAACAGCTGATTCCTTTGGAGATCACCATCCCGTTCTTTTTTACTATTCGTGAACCTTTTTTCCAGTCCATGGTCAGCTTTAATTTCTCTAGGCATTGGCTCAAATTGCCCATGTTACTTAAGGTCATTGTAGTCTGTGTTGGAGAAAGATCGCCGGGCTGAATTAAGTTTTTCATTCGCAATTCCATGGGATCCATTTTTAACCTTGCTGATAGTTGGTCTAGGATCCTTTCCATGCAAAAGGTGGAGGCACAATGCCCAAATCCACGGTAAGCCGTAACGTAGGTTTTATTCGTGTATACGGAGAACGCGTCACACCAAAGATTTTCAATGCGGTATGGACCGGAGCAGTCTGCAGAGATTGCTTTTGCCATACGGGGTCCGCTATCCGTATAAGCACCACAATCAACATAATAGGTACATTCCAATGCTTGAATGTAGCCTTCTTTTGTTGCGCCAATTTTTATTTGGGCTTCCACACTTATTTTGGCTGGAGAAGTACCGATGTCCTCCTCTCTGGTATTGGCGATGCGCACCAGCTTTCCACCTACTGCTAAAGAGGCCAAATAAGCTAATATTTCAAGATTGAGGCTGGACTTTCCACCAAAGGCGCCTCCAACCAAGGGAACACGGACGATGATATTACCCTCGGGAATGCTGAAAAGCTGGCTCAGGTCCTCTTTTATAGTAAAAGGCATCTGTGAAGAGGTATCGATGATGACATTACCGTTGGGCAGAATTTGTGCCTGTGCATTTCTAGTCTCCAAGGCAATATGGTCCGAGCTGGGCATTGAAAAGCTGGACGCTACAATAACATCGCTTTGCTGCCATCCCAAGTTCATATTTCCTTTTCTTATTTTTTCATGGGTGGAGATATTTGTGCCCGGAATTGGATATACATCTTGAACGGCACAGGAATAACTTCCTAGATTTTCGTGTAGAAGCACTGCGTCTGGTTGAACCGCGTCTTTTATGGTACGTACAATGGGTAAAGGTTCATAATCTATTTTTATCAGCTGCAAGGCACTCATAGCCTCGGCTTCACTGCTGGCTACCACTAAGGCCACGGGCTCCCCCCAATATCGAACCCGATTCCTTGCAATGGGTGGTCGATCCTTAAGGATCGGACCGCTTAAAGTTGGCATATAATCTCCTGTGATGACAGCTTTCACACCGGCAGCTTTCATTGCTGGTGCAATATGAATTTTTTTTATAAGTGCATGGGCATATGGACTTGTCAGTACTTTTGCATATAAGATACCTGCGACTGGTGTATCGCCATTGTATTTTGCGGCACCAGTGACCTTATTCCAAGCTTCTTTTCTCGAGATATGAACGCCTATTGTATCCATCGTATTTCTCCTCGCCATTGGTAATGAATCGTTTATTGATGGTTATATTTTATCCATTTGTGTTGAATCTATCCAATCCTATAAAAATCTTTCAAAGAAGGGAGAGGCATAAGAAATTATATTTAACTGGAATTTAACAGCATGTTAATAGAAGATTTACATGACTGTATTATCATGGTGACTAAACGTGAACATGAGGGGGATCATTATGGGATTCAGACATAAAATTTTAACAAAAATATTATGGATATTTTTATCGATACAGTTTGTTTCTTTGATTGCACTTATTACATATCAGTCGATCCAGAGTAAGCAGCTCATAGAAAGATTTTCAAAGCAGTCAGAATCCTTATTGGTTACTCAAATCGAAAGATCTGCCGAAATCTTATTTAGCACCGTGGAAAAGAGCATATTAGCAGTTTCTAGAGAAGAAAGTGTAACCGATATTTTAGTAGATAAAAAGTATGAAGAACAGATTATAAAAGATTTCAAGAAATATGGAGAAGCCAATGGCAGTATTCGAGCACTGATGTTAGGAACTCATAATGATCAATTTTACCGCTATCCCTTTAATGATAAAAAGCTGGCGAATTATCAGCCCACAGAAGAAATCTGGTATAAGAAAGCTATGGAGAATAAAGGACGAGTGATCTATACCTCTCCATTTAAAGACGAAATTACAGGAGAAACCGTCATTGCCATTGCCAAAACGGTAAATAAGGATGGCAATGTGAATGGCGTCATAGGAGCCACACTATCCATTGATTTATTTCAGCAAATTTTACAGGATATTACCATTGGCCAATCGGGCTATGCATTTGCGGTGAATCAGGAGGGAACCATAACGGCACATAAGGATTCTGAAATGATCGCTCAAAGTATATTACAGAGCGACCTTTATACAAAAATGGTATCCGCTGATGAGGGGTCGGTATATTATGCTGAAAAAGGAAACCAGCAGTTTGTGGAATACGTAACCAATGAGCGGACAGGTTGGCGATTTGCGGTTACCATGGGATATTATGAAATTCAGAATCAAATATGGACAAGTATCCTTCGAAATTTAGTGATTTTTGTTGTTGCTCTTATCCTATGCACAGTTTCAAGTCTATGGATTGTAAAAGGCATTGTAAGTCCCATTCTTCAGGTAGTAAAAGCCATGAAGAAGGTAGAACAAGGCGATTTAGCTGTCGGCTTAGATATTCATACGCAGGATGAAATCGGTCAGTTGGTTCAAGGGTTTAATCACATGGTGATCCAGATTAAAAATTTAGTTTTAGAAATATCCTTGGCCTGTAGGACTTTGCTGGATGTATCGGGTCAATTCAGTATGGTTTGTGAGAATAATGTAGCTTCTGTTCAACAGATCAATACCTCCATCGAAGATATGTGGGTAGGCTTAGAAAATCAAGCACAGCAGGGGGAGAATGTATTGAATAGGATGGAGGCGTTTACCAAGTGCATCGAAAGTGTTGTAAATAATATACACATCATTAATAGAGAAACTTCCTTTAATAAAAAGATTAGTGAAGAAGGTATGAAGTCTGTGGAAGCGCTAAATAAGGCTTCGAAACTAAACCTAGATAATGTAGAGCATATGCTGATCGAAACACAGGGTCTCCATGAAAAATCGCGTATGATTATAACGATTATCGATCATATCGAAAAGATAGCAAAGCAAACGAACCTAATCTCCTTAAATGCATCGATTGAAGCGGCAAGAGCTGGAGAACATGGCCGAGGATTTGCTGTTGTGGCAAGTGAAATTCATAATTTGGCAGAAGAAAATGGACAACTAGTAAAAAAAACACGTACATACTTAAGCAATATGCTAACTCAGGTGGATAAAACTGTGGAGACCATGGAGGGAATGAAATTGACCTCCCATAGTGAGTATGAATCCATGCTAAAAGCAAAGGAAGTATTTATGGAAATTGATCGTAGAACGAATCAAATTTTCTTGGAAATGGATAATTTAAATCAATCCGTTCTGTTAATGAAGGGTCATAATAAAGAAGTTCTTTCCGAAGTAAGAAATATAGCGGAAGCAACGGACAATTTTGCCCATGCCAGCAAGGGGATTTATCAAAGTGTGGGGGTTCAGACAGCGGGGATAGAGCAGTTATTTGTAGCAGGCGAGGACATTACGCAGATGACAAGATTATTGGAAGAAAAAATTAGCCGATTTTATTTAGAGGAAGAAGAACTGGTAGAGGACATAGCAATAGATGAAGAAATAGAAGAAGTGACAGAAAAAGAAGAAGTCGAAGAAGCGGTTCCAGAAAGAGAAGTAGTGGAAGGGATATTAATAGAAGAAGCAAGCTAAGCAAGACACTACAAAAATACATTTTAGAGGATATGGGATCAAGATGATTAACAGAGAGTTAACAAAATCATCATATTGCGTTAACAAAAATAGAGTAAAGTATTATTTGTAAGGTAGAGAAATAAAAAACAAAAAAACAAAAAGGCTAAGGAGAGATAATGAAAGATGAAAAAAGTAATGAGCGTTATTTTAGTAATAATGGCGATGGCAGTAATATTTGTTGGTTGTTCATCAAAATCTTCTGATATAGGGACAAAAACTTCTGGGGAGACACCAACAGAAACTAAATTACAAGGAACAGTAAGTATCATCGGATCTACTTCAGTACAACCGATTGCACAAACATTAGCAGATGAATTTTCAAGCATCGAAACAGGAATCAAGGTGGATATACAAGGTGTTGGTTCTACTGCTGGTGTAAAGGCAGCAAATGATGGAACAGCGAATATTGGGACGGCTTCTCGTGAATTAAAAACAGAGGAGAAAGAATGGGGATTAACTGAGCATGTCATTGCATTAGATGGAATTGCAATTGCCATTCATCCAGAAAATACTATCACTGATTTAACAAAGGAACAAGCTGCTCAAATTTTTAAAGGTGAAATTACAAACTGGAAAGAAGTGGGCGGAGCTGATGCAGAGATCATTGTAGTTAGCCGTGAAGACGGTTCTGGTACAAGAGGTGCATTTGAAGAAATTCTAAAGATGGAAGGCGAACTTAGTGAGAAAGCATTAATTGCAGAAGGAAACGGTGCAGTTAAACAAAATATTGCTACAAAAACAAATGCCATTGGATATGTTTCTCTTGGATACTTAGATAATTCCATCAAAGCCCTTAAAATTGATGGTGTAGAAGCAACTGTTGCAAACATCCAATCCAATCAATATACCGTTTCAAGACCATTCCTAATGCTGACAAAGGGAGAACCTACTCCAGAAACAAAAGCCTTTTTAAACTTTATTATGAGTAGTGAAGGTCAAAAAATTGTTGCAGAAGATTATATTCCCGTAAAATAATACCTATGGAATAATAGCGATCAACAAATAAATCGTAGGCGAAGGATGACTCCGTATTGAAATTTTATGGAGTCTAAATTCTTTTACAAAATCTACAAAAGTAGAAAGGAGTGATGGAATGAAGGATAGTAGCAATGCATTGATGATGAAAAAGGAAAAATTGAATATACAGAATGTAGATCATCAGTTGAAAAGAAATAAAACGAAGGATTTAGGGGAACAAGTCATAGAAACATTTTTCTTTGTGTGTGCTTTGGTCGCTGTTCTATCCGTAGTTATTATTACTGTGTATATTTTTGTGAAAGGTGTCCCTGCGATTTCTGAAATAGGATTGAGAAACTTTACGTTGGGTCAGAAGTGGAAACCGCTGCAAGGGGTTTTTGGTATATTTCCGATGATTATCGGATCGATTTATGCTACGCTGGGTGCTATTGTGATGGGTGTGCCAATTGGCGTATTAACAGCAGTATTTTTAGCAGAAGTTGCACCGGGGTGGCTTGTGAAAATTGTAAAGCCAGCGGTGGAGCTATTGGCTGGCATACCTTCCGTTGTATATGGTTTTTTTGGTCTGGTAGTGATTGTTCCTCTGATTAGTAAGCATTTTGGAGGTCCAGGAAATAGCTTATTGGCAGTGAATGTTATGCTGGGTATTATGATTCTTCCCACCATCGTGAATATTTCTGAAAATGCAATACGTTCCGTACCGAAGGAATATAAGGAAGCATCACTGGCATTAGGGGCGTCTCAAATCCAAACTATTTTTAAAGTGATATTACCAGCAGCTCGTTCTGGTATTTTAACATCAGTTGTACTTGGCATCGGAAGGGCAATCGGCGAAACCATGGCGGTAATATTAGTAGCGGGAAATACGCCGGCCATTCCCAAAGCTTTAACTGAGCCAATGCGCACCCTAACTGCAAATATTGCGATGGAAATGTCCTATGCACAGGGTCTGCATCAAGAAGCATTATTTGGAACAGGGGTCATCTTATTTATTTTTATCATGATCTTAAATATAGCCCTCAATATTTTTACCAATAAGGCAGGTGAATAACTTGATATCGAGACAAAAGCAAGATGCTTTGATTAAAAGCTTCATATGGATTTCTGCTTTTATTACCGTAGGAGTATTGGCATGGATCTTAATTTATATAATTTCCAATGGCATTTCTGAGATCAGCTGGGACTTTTTAACCAATGATGCAAAAGGAAAGAATGCTGGGATATTCCCTATGATTTTAAATACCTTATATCTTATTTTATTATCCTTGGCTATTTCTACCCCCATTGGTGTTTGTTCTGCAATTTATTTAGTAGAATATGCAAAGGCTGGAAAGATTGTACGAGTCATTCGATTTGCAACAGAGAGCTTGGCTGCGATCCCATCCATTATCTATGGATTATTTGGAATGATATTCTTTGTTATTGCATTAAAATTAAACTTCTCCATTGTATCGGGCGCTATTACTTTGAGTATGATGGTATTACCTACAATCATTAGAACCACCGAAGAGGCGTTAAAGTCTGTACCCAATAGCTACAGAGAGGGGAGTCTAGCC
Above is a genomic segment from Alkaliphilus oremlandii OhILAs containing:
- a CDS encoding methyl-accepting chemotaxis protein, with product MGFRHKILTKILWIFLSIQFVSLIALITYQSIQSKQLIERFSKQSESLLVTQIERSAEILFSTVEKSILAVSREESVTDILVDKKYEEQIIKDFKKYGEANGSIRALMLGTHNDQFYRYPFNDKKLANYQPTEEIWYKKAMENKGRVIYTSPFKDEITGETVIAIAKTVNKDGNVNGVIGATLSIDLFQQILQDITIGQSGYAFAVNQEGTITAHKDSEMIAQSILQSDLYTKMVSADEGSVYYAEKGNQQFVEYVTNERTGWRFAVTMGYYEIQNQIWTSILRNLVIFVVALILCTVSSLWIVKGIVSPILQVVKAMKKVEQGDLAVGLDIHTQDEIGQLVQGFNHMVIQIKNLVLEISLACRTLLDVSGQFSMVCENNVASVQQINTSIEDMWVGLENQAQQGENVLNRMEAFTKCIESVVNNIHIINRETSFNKKISEEGMKSVEALNKASKLNLDNVEHMLIETQGLHEKSRMIITIIDHIEKIAKQTNLISLNASIEAARAGEHGRGFAVVASEIHNLAEENGQLVKKTRTYLSNMLTQVDKTVETMEGMKLTSHSEYESMLKAKEVFMEIDRRTNQIFLEMDNLNQSVLLMKGHNKEVLSEVRNIAEATDNFAHASKGIYQSVGVQTAGIEQLFVAGEDITQMTRLLEEKISRFYLEEEELVEDIAIDEEIEEVTEKEEVEEAVPEREVVEGILIEEAS
- a CDS encoding phosphate ABC transporter substrate-binding protein — translated: MKKVMSVILVIMAMAVIFVGCSSKSSDIGTKTSGETPTETKLQGTVSIIGSTSVQPIAQTLADEFSSIETGIKVDIQGVGSTAGVKAANDGTANIGTASRELKTEEKEWGLTEHVIALDGIAIAIHPENTITDLTKEQAAQIFKGEITNWKEVGGADAEIIVVSREDGSGTRGAFEEILKMEGELSEKALIAEGNGAVKQNIATKTNAIGYVSLGYLDNSIKALKIDGVEATVANIQSNQYTVSRPFLMLTKGEPTPETKAFLNFIMSSEGQKIVAEDYIPVK
- the pstA gene encoding phosphate ABC transporter permease PstA, with product MNNLISRQKQDALIKSFIWISAFITVGVLAWILIYIISNGISEISWDFLTNDAKGKNAGIFPMILNTLYLILLSLAISTPIGVCSAIYLVEYAKAGKIVRVIRFATESLAAIPSIIYGLFGMIFFVIALKLNFSIVSGAITLSMMVLPTIIRTTEEALKSVPNSYREGSLALGASKLKTILSIILPSAMPGIITAVILSIGRVVGETAAVYLTAGMVPRVAGSIMESGRTLSVHLYILAKEGISFQQADATAFVLILIVSIINFIANKIASRLKRI
- a CDS encoding xanthine dehydrogenase family protein molybdopterin-binding subunit: MDTIGVHISRKEAWNKVTGAAKYNGDTPVAGILYAKVLTSPYAHALIKKIHIAPAMKAAGVKAVITGDYMPTLSGPILKDRPPIARNRVRYWGEPVALVVASSEAEAMSALQLIKIDYEPLPIVRTIKDAVQPDAVLLHENLGSYSCAVQDVYPIPGTNISTHEKIRKGNMNLGWQQSDVIVASSFSMPSSDHIALETRNAQAQILPNGNVIIDTSSQMPFTIKEDLSQLFSIPEGNIIVRVPLVGGAFGGKSSLNLEILAYLASLAVGGKLVRIANTREEDIGTSPAKISVEAQIKIGATKEGYIQALECTYYVDCGAYTDSGPRMAKAISADCSGPYRIENLWCDAFSVYTNKTYVTAYRGFGHCASTFCMERILDQLSARLKMDPMELRMKNLIQPGDLSPTQTTMTLSNMGNLSQCLEKLKLTMDWKKGSRIVKKNGMVISKGISCFWKTSSSPTNAISGVVLSLHSDGTVQLNFGAVEIGPGMKTTIAQIVAHKLRMNINKVYVTMEVNTQFSPKHWKTVASMTTFMAGNAALKAAEDLKKKLCTIGAAILQCAPEDLDIGNEQVYVTSNPSISIEFKDLAQGYQYANGNAIGGQIIAYGSYTMKHLTPLHQETGEGRSGLSWTVGAQAVELEYDPKNYTYRILRAATVIDAGTVINPKAAKGVLMGGMSMGLGLGTREEFIYDLHNVLENTSLRTYKLIRLGEQPEYSVDFVETPQQDAPLGAKGLGEHGILGIPSAFANALSLAAEADFNKIPISPEDIWKIKTGGHYDTL
- the pstC gene encoding phosphate ABC transporter permease subunit PstC, with protein sequence MKDSSNALMMKKEKLNIQNVDHQLKRNKTKDLGEQVIETFFFVCALVAVLSVVIITVYIFVKGVPAISEIGLRNFTLGQKWKPLQGVFGIFPMIIGSIYATLGAIVMGVPIGVLTAVFLAEVAPGWLVKIVKPAVELLAGIPSVVYGFFGLVVIVPLISKHFGGPGNSLLAVNVMLGIMILPTIVNISENAIRSVPKEYKEASLALGASQIQTIFKVILPAARSGILTSVVLGIGRAIGETMAVILVAGNTPAIPKALTEPMRTLTANIAMEMSYAQGLHQEALFGTGVILFIFIMILNIALNIFTNKAGE